AAGCAAGATAATATAGTTAGTGAGCGGTGAATTGCATTCCTTGGAAAGAACGGTAGAGTGAAACGTATTTCTCTAGGAGTGCCCCGATGTCCCcgatgatttgattttgtaagtCTAGGTAACGTTGTTTATTCTCCTGCACATCTCTCAGCTCAGCAGATATGATTTGGTATTCCTTTTCGTTGGTTCggtccttcttcttcatgtttttgATGCTATCCTCAATTGTCTTCAGCTTTCTTTCACGAGAAGCATATATCGCTTTCTTCTCATCATATTTTCGGGTAGCCGTAGTTAGCAGATCCTTGGTCACAAACAATTTAAGTCCAGTTTCTGTGACATGTTTCAGAAGAAGTATAGACGAACTCTTGTGGTACGGTAACATATATTGGCGCAATAAGGTTAAAAAAGCTAAACATTTTACGTATGATGAAAGAAGTAATgattcatattttctttattaaaaaaaaaaaaacaggttggAATTGGTCTAATGTTGATACAACAATTATGTGGAGCTAGCGGCATCACATATTATTCAAATGCCATATTTAGAAAATCTGGTGAGAATATTCATCAAAGTCTTactaatatttctaaatatgaTTATGATCACCAGCAATATGTAATTAATAATCATCGATATTATAtgcattttatttcttttaaacaGGCTTTCCAGAGAGACTTGGATCAATGATATTTGGTGTGTTCGTGGTGCgtattttataattgtatttcTTTAATTGAAATTGTTTTCTCAAATCTATTTCGATGATACTTTtactgattttttgttttactctttGTAGATCCCAAAGTCTTTGGTTGGTCTGATTTTTGTGGATAGATGGGGAAGACGACCACTCCTATTGGTTAGAAATATacagttaatatatattatattatacatacgTAGCATAAGTCagtacaatatatatttttttaatataatatttgataaacATTATTGTAGGCTTCTGCTGTTGGTATGTCCATCGGGTCCTTGCTTATTGGAGTTAGCTTCACgttacaggtttttttttttttctttgcaaagAGGTTTTTCTTAATAATAGTGTTTTATATATTAGACTAATATGAGATCACTATCAAGTATCAACACATATTTAAAACtatgattttttaattctttatgattgttgtttgtttctcatATACAGCAAATGAATGTGCTTCCTGAACTGACTGGAGTTTTCGTCTTCGTAAACATTCTGGTATAAtcattgcttttttttattaacgaTCATTCGTGTTCTCattcataactttttaaatttttttttggtggtattAACTCGTATTACAAATCTTAAATGAAATCTTGTTAGGTCTACTTCGGATTTAGTGCAATCGGTATAGGAGGGTTACCTTGGGTCATTATGTCTGAGGTAAAcaacttttcttttgaaatttataataaagaGTAGAATGACAATGAAATAGTTTAGCtatttatgaaagaaaaaaggtttattatttttatgttttgaatttttgttgcAGATCTTTCCGATAAACATAAAAGTTTCAGCAGGGACGATCGTAGCGTTAACATCATGGACTAGTGGGTGGTTCGTGAGTTACGCTTTCAACTTCATGTTCGAATGGAGCGCACCAGGTCCCTTATtctctatatctatatataaaatgattttagTTAAGTTCTTAAATATTTAAGAGtcgctttaaaaaaaaaaaaaacactaaaccaATCATAAAAAACATATACCTAAGGTAAAATACAACTAGAAATACATGTTTTTAAAATCGTTTCGAATTTTGACAGTTTTAGAAATGAAAGatgtttatttagaaaaaaaaatctattagattCAGGTTTTGTTTAACTCAATTCAATAAGCTGACTTGCGTATTGTTTGTTAatctatataatttaaatagGAACGTTTTATATATTTGCGGCTGTGGGAGGACTGTCATTGATATTTATTTGGATGGTCGTACCGGAAACGAAAGGAAAATCACTGGAAGAGTTACAAGCTTCCCTTACCGGGATAAACTAAAATACACATTTACgttgtaatatattattaaaatattgtttatgaaaaaaaatataaaatttatctgCATATTCTTgatagtgttatatatatatatatatatatatatattattatacctTTTTCCTTTGCCAAAACAATGGCTTATCCTAGTATTAACTATTAAGACAACAAATGAATGTCTCATCATAACTAGGATATTATTATACCATTTGTAAATTGTTCTCTATTGCTCGGAAATATATCCTTTTGTACTAAGTTGTATGTAACATTGTAAGTAAATTCTGCTATAGCTCCTAAAGAATGACCAAAATTGGATATATGTACAAACCCGCTTATAtgctaaaacaaaaagatccaTATGCAACTGTATCTACTTAACCAACCAAAAGAGAATGATTTGATAAGACCAAACGCTTAAACAATCTAGAATTTTGTGGCAAACGTTAGAGAGATATGTTCTTTCATGTTTCAATAGAATAATACCAAATCTAAAGAAGACAAGAGCGAGAAActaaaaaagtttgaaactgAATTATATCAAGAACCGAGTTAGTTCTCACTTTAATGATCTTCGTCGTCTTCAGAATCAAACACAAACGCAATCCGAATCACCCGGTCATCATACACAGAAGCAACATCTTCAGATTTCTCCGACGATGAGTTTCCAGCCACATTCTCGCTGCTCTCCTCTTCCTTGTTAGCCAACCTGCTCATCACTGAACTACTCTTCTTGTTAAACGGAGACGATCTCatcttcctcactttcttctCCGGAGACGCACCAGTCGCCGCAACCTGCTTCCTTTTCCTCGGAGCTGCTGGTTGTTTTAAGGCTTTACTTGCCGCAggttttcttccttctttctttgctGGTGCAGCTACCTCAACTAccacgtcatcatcatcatcgtccaCGTCAATTGCTTTCGATGTTTCAGTTGCTTCTGTTGATAAAACCACAAGAAAGACAAGACTTAACTTTAGGACCCAAATTACATACAATAGGTTGTGTTAGATCAATGCTTCTTTGTCAAAACTGTGTATCAGCTTACTGCTTGAATCCGCAGCTGCTGAGCCAAAATTGTATTGAGCAAGCGGTAGATCCAACATTTCATCCTCCTGAACAGCAGCATTGGCAATACAAAAGGAAAAGATGAAGTTCTCATCAGGA
The Camelina sativa cultivar DH55 chromosome 15, Cs, whole genome shotgun sequence DNA segment above includes these coding regions:
- the LOC104744622 gene encoding sugar transporter ERD6-like 11, whose protein sequence is MFQKKYRRTLVVGIGLMLIQQLCGASGITYYSNAIFRKSGFPERLGSMIFGVFVIPKSLVGLIFVDRWGRRPLLLASAVGMSIGSLLIGVSFTLQQMNVLPELTGVFVFVNILVYFGFSAIGIGGLPWVIMSEIFPINIKVSAGTIVALTSWTSGWFVSYAFNFMFEWSAPGTFYIFAAVGGLSLIFIWMVVPETKGKSLEELQASLTGIN